TAGATAAGCTTAGACTTTCacctcataccatacacaaaaattaatttaaaatgggtTACTCCTCTTTGAGGAAGACGCGGTCGCGGCCGGAGCGGTGCCTTGGAGGCCCCCGCGCCTGCTCCTGACTCACCGCTGTTCGCTCTCGCCGAGGAACAAGTCGGTCAGGAAGCCGCGCCGCAGCCATGGCTTTTAAAGACACCGGGAAGACCCCCGTGGAACCGGAGGTGGCGATTCACCGAATTAGAATCACTCTAACCAGCCGCAACGTAAAATCTTTGGAGAAGGTGTGTGCCGACTTGATCAGAGGCGCCAAGGAAAAGAATCTCAAAGTGAAAGGACCGGTTCGGATGCCCACGAAGACTCTGAGAATCACTACAAGAAAAACTCCTTGTGGTGAAGGTTCTAAGACTTGGGATCGTTTTCAGATGAGGATCCACAAGCGGCTCATTGATTTGCACAGTCCGTCTGAGATTGTTAAACAGATTACTTCCATCAGTATCGAGCCAGGAGTTGAGGTGGAAGTCACCATTGCAGATGCTTAAGTCGGCCTTTTAATAAATTGgttatcagttaaaaaaaaaaaaataaataaaataaaaataaaaaaataaaaaaataaaaaaataaaatgggttacAGACTTAAATGGaagagttaaaataataaaattcttaggaaaaaaagacCGACAAGAGGATCTTCAAGACCATgaattaggcaaagatttcttaggtacAATACAAGGAAAGCATAGTCAGTAAAATGAAAAGTTGATAACTTAGGtctcatcaaaattcaaaacttttgcCCTTCagaagacaccattaagaaaatgaaaagacaggactcagactgggagaaaatattggcaaaacaCATATCCAATTAAGGACTTGTATTAAGAATttacaaacatataaacacaattgaattataagataaataaccaaatcaaaaaaaaaagggcaaaagataTAAGCATGGAAAttacactccccccccccccaagggaaTGGTcaagaggtacatgaaaagatgctcggggtgcctgggtggctcagtcagtgaaggatctgactcttgattttggctcagggcatgatcttacagttagtgagttcaagcccagtgcacctctctctctctgtctctctcaggatagataaataaacttaaaaaacaaacaaacaaacagatgcCCAACATGATTAGtcaatagggaaatgcaaatcaaaaccacaatgggatccCATTTCACACTCACTAGAATGGCTGTAAGAAGTAAGACAGATGGTAACAAATgttagtgaagatgtggagaaacaggaacgcTCACACACTGcggatgggaatgtaaaatggtacagctactttggaagcaatttggaagtgtttttttgtttttgtttttgtttttttagtt
The Panthera uncia isolate 11264 chromosome A2, Puncia_PCG_1.0, whole genome shotgun sequence genome window above contains:
- the LOC125929484 gene encoding 40S ribosomal protein S20, coding for MAFKDTGKTPVEPEVAIHRIRITLTSRNVKSLEKVCADLIRGAKEKNLKVKGPVRMPTKTLRITTRKTPCGEGSKTWDRFQMRIHKRLIDLHSPSEIVKQITSISIEPGVEVEVTIADA